GTTGAAGATCCGCAAGTTCCCCAAAGAAGAGATTGACCAGCGTGTTCGTGAAGCAGCAAAGATCCTCGAGATTGAAGAGCTGCTTGACAGAAAACCAAAGGCTCTCTCTGGTGGACAGAGACAGCGTGTTGCAGTAGGAAGAGCTATCGTTCGTAAGCCAAAGGTATTCCTTTTTGACGAACCCCTTTCCAACCTCGACGCAAAGCTTCGTGTCCAGATGCGCGCAGAGATTTCCTCCCTGCACAACCGCCTCAAGGCAACCATGATCTACGTCACTCACGACCAGGTAGAAGCCCTGACCATGGCTGATGTAATCGTCGTAATGAAGTTTGGTGTCATCCAGCAGATTGGTGGACCTCTTGATCTCTACAACAACCCACAGAACAAGTTTGTTGCCGGATTCATCGGTTCTCCTCCAATGAACTTCCTCGAGACTGCTATTGAAGCTGATGGCGATGATATCTACGCAAACGAAGGTACCTTCCGCCTTAAAGTCACTGCAGAGCAGAAGAAAATGCTGACCCCCTATGTAGGAAAGTCAGTAACCTTCGGTATCCGCCCTGAGGATGTTTCATTCAGCAATACCGCCAAGGATGGAGAGACCATCAATGGTACGGTAAGTGTTGTTGAACCCCTTGGTAGTGAGACCCATGTCTATACCTCCACTTCCAAGAGCCAGGTTATCGGAAAGATTGAACCTACCCTTGTCCCGGCTCCGGATACCAAGATCTTCTTGATTCCTGACATGGCAAAAGCTAAGTTCTTCGATCTTGAGACCGAACAGGTTATCAACAAATAACAATCAGTTCATGTATAACCGGCCCACTTAAGGGCCGGTTTTTTATGCATAGGCACGCATCTTGATATCTTCGACTACAAGGTAGCAGGTTGGATCAATGGAACGGGTAAGTTTCATGACTTGCTTCACCGATCTTCTGGGAACTTGTACGAACAGGAGATAGATAGTTCCATCCCTTCCCTTCCCCTGAAACTCAGTGACACGAAAACCCTGTTCTCTTAGCAGCTGTGCAACTGCAGAACCCTTCTGGGTGAAGACTTTTACTACTTGATCCCCGATTTTTAGAAAGCTTTCCAAGGTGATACCCACAAAAGTCCCAGCAGCGAATCCAAATGCAAAGGCAATAGCCATGAGAGGATCTGACAGGTCATTGATGACCCTCGATACAGCAAACACCCAGATGATGGATTCAACGAATGCAATTACAAACGTAAGAGCTCTCTTGCCACGTATGACAAGAACATGACGCAAGGTACCCAGAGATACATCCACCACTCTCGCGAGGAAGATCATCAAGGCCAAATAGAGCGAAGCAGAATCGACCACTACACTACCCTCATATGTACATATTCCCTATACCATAAGAGAAAGGGAGGAAGTTATCAATAGAATTGTAGAGTCTTTTATATTCTTTTCTCGGTATGTTATAAAGGCA
This sequence is a window from uncultured Sphaerochaeta sp.. Protein-coding genes within it:
- the ugpC gene encoding sn-glycerol-3-phosphate ABC transporter ATP-binding protein UgpC — protein: MATVQLKNISKVYDGGVKAVDNVNIDVQDRQFVVLVGPSGCGKSTTLRMVAGLEDITSGELYIDGNLVNDVPPKDRDIAMVFQNYALYPHMTVYDNMAFGLKIRKFPKEEIDQRVREAAKILEIEELLDRKPKALSGGQRQRVAVGRAIVRKPKVFLFDEPLSNLDAKLRVQMRAEISSLHNRLKATMIYVTHDQVEALTMADVIVVMKFGVIQQIGGPLDLYNNPQNKFVAGFIGSPPMNFLETAIEADGDDIYANEGTFRLKVTAEQKKMLTPYVGKSVTFGIRPEDVSFSNTAKDGETINGTVSVVEPLGSETHVYTSTSKSQVIGKIEPTLVPAPDTKIFLIPDMAKAKFFDLETEQVINK
- a CDS encoding DUF5698 domain-containing protein, which translates into the protein MVDSASLYLALMIFLARVVDVSLGTLRHVLVIRGKRALTFVIAFVESIIWVFAVSRVINDLSDPLMAIAFAFGFAAGTFVGITLESFLKIGDQVVKVFTQKGSAVAQLLREQGFRVTEFQGKGRDGTIYLLFVQVPRRSVKQVMKLTRSIDPTCYLVVEDIKMRAYA